The genomic DNA AAGCCTCAAGGCGGTATCGAAGAAATAACCAAGCCAATCTGGGTCAGCAAGGTTGCGGTTGTAGAGCCCAACAGCAAAAAACCAAGCAAAATTGCTTTTAAACTAGACACCAAGGGCAACAAAGTCCGCGTCTTTAAGCGATCCGGCAAGGAGATGAAGTAATGGCAGACACTAAAGCCTCAAAACCTCAGACTAAGTCAGCAAGCAAATATACAGCTAGGCTTAAAAGCCAGTACAACGACAAGATAGCGCTTGAACTGGAAAAAGAACTAGGCATCAAGAACGTTAACGACGTTCCTAAACTCCAAAAAATAGTTGTATCTTGCGGACTAGGTAAAGCCAAGGACGATAAGAAGGTTATCGAGATTGCAACCAATACTTTGACTAAAATCACTGGCCAGAAACCAGTCGAGACTATCGCTCGGATGTCTATCGCTACGTTCAAGCTTCGCGAAGGCAGCAAGATTGGTATCAAGGTCACATTGCGCGGTGATCGCATGTATGAGTTCATGGATAGGATCATTAACATTGTACTACCTCGTCTTCGTGACTTCCACGGTGTCGGCACCAAGTTCGATGCTCAAGGTAATTACTCTTTAGGTTTCGTAGACCAGTCTGTTTTTCCGGAGCTAACTTTTGACGAGATCAGTAGTCCTCACGGCCTACAAATAACTTTCGTGATTAAATCTCATGGCGCTGAGCACAGTAGGGCACTACTTGAAAAGTTTGGAATGCCATTTGAAAAGGAGAAAAAATAATGGCTAAGAAATCAATTATCGCTAGAGATGCTAAGCGCGAGCGAATGTACCAACAGTATGCGGATAAAAGAGCGGAGCTGAAGAAACTTGGCGACCAAGAAGGACTAGCTAAGCTTCCACGTAACTCTAGCCCGACTAGACGAAAAAACCGTTGTGTCGAAAGCGGACGACCACGAAGTTACATGCGAAAGTTTGGCTTAAGTCGTCTATCGTTCCGTGAACACGCTGTAAAGGGCGAAATCCCGGGCGTAACGAAAGCTAGTTGGTAAGTGGTATGAAGTTTACAATTTTCCGTAGTTTTCAATTTTCAAAAGCAGTTGCTCGTGTCTCGAGTCTCGTGACTCAGGGCTCTAAAGTGACGAAAGGAGCGATTATATGGTAAGTTCAGATCCAATTTCAGATATGCTAACCCGCATCAGAAATGCGATTGCCGTACGTAAAAACGAAGTTCGGATGCCACACAGCGGCGTAAAAGAGTCTGTTGCCAAGGTATTGGCTGACAATAAATATCTTCAGTCAGTCGTTGTAGATGACAGCGGCGTATTCAAAGAACTAGTTATTAAGATTAATGAAGACACCCAAAATGCCACTATAACTGAGATTGAGCGAGTTAGTCGCCCAGGACGACGAGTCTATATGGGATCAAGTGAACTTCCTCAAGTAAAGCAGGGAAGAGGGCTGTTGATTGTTTCAACTAGCAAGGGTGTTATGACCGGTGCAAATGCTCGAAAAGAGCGTTTGGGCGGTGAAGTAATTTGTAAAGTATATTAATTAAGATTAAGGATTAAAGATAAAAGATTAAAGAATCAATAAATTCGTTAATCATCAATCGTAAATCATTAATCATTTAAATCGGAGATTTAAATAATGAGTCGAATAGGAAAACTACCGATCCAAATCCCATCGGGCGTGACAATCACTGTCGATAATGACCGTGTTCACGTTAAGGGCCCCAAAGGAGAGCTATCTACGCCCTTACTGGAAGGCATAACGCTTAACATTTCTGAAGGAGTTGCTGAATTAAAGCGTGCCAGCGAAGCACGTGAACACCGCGCAAGGCACGGGTTGCTTAGAACACTAGTGTCTAACATGGCCACAGGTGTAACCGAAGGTTATAAGAAAAAACTAGAAATTCAAGGTGTTGGCTACCGCGTGGCTATGCAGGGCACTGACCTCAAACTTAACTTAGGTTTTTCTCATGACGTTATCTACAAGATGCCTCAAGGAACTGTGGCAACTGTTGAGCAAAATACCATAACTATTAGCGGTATCGACAAACAACAAGTTGGTCAAGTAGCGGCCGAAATCAGAGCCCTAAAGAAACCCGAACCTTACAAGGGTAAGGGTATTCGTTACGAGGGTGAACGAGTCTTACGTAAGAGCGGTAAATCAGGGAAGGATAAATAATGATGTTTGGCTATAGGGAAAAGAGCAGCCAGAGTTTGGATTTACTTCAAACCCTGCGCGTTGAGGAAAACCGTAGGTTGTCCTCAAAAGGCAAAGCCGCTAAACCAGGGAAGGATAAATAATAATGTCTGAATTAAAACTTGCAAAGCAAAATAAGCTCCGCCGACAGGCCAGAGTACGTAAAACCACTAAAGGCACCGAAGTCAGGCCACGACTTAGTATACACATCAGTAATCTTCATATTTCAGCACAGATAATAAACGATGACACCCATCAAACGCTAGCAGCCGCAACGACCGTCGGAGCAAAGCTCACGGGTAAGACAATGAGTGAAAAGGCCGCAATAATCGGCGCCGAAGTAGCCGGAAAAGCCAAGAAAGCTAAAGTAAAAACTGTTGTTTTCGACAGAGGCGGGAATCGCTACCACGGTAGGGTTAAGGCCCTAGCAGATGCAGCACGCCAGGAAGGATTGGACTTTTAACATGCAGTCATCTTATTCATCGGATAATCCAAGGCAAGGTCGTCGTGGGCGCGACCAGGCGCCAGAGCCTAAGGAGTTTGACGAAAGAGTAGTTGCCGTCGATCGTGTTGCTCGTGTCGTAAAGGGCGGACGAAGGTTCCGTTTTCGCGCACTAGTTGTCGTTGGCGACAATAAGTCAAAAGTTGGCGCAGGTGTAGCCAAAGGAGCAGATGTCACTGCCGCAGTAAGTAAAGCCGCCGAAATTGCTAAAAAGAATTTTGTTTATATAGCGGTTACAAAAAATGAGGCCAAGACTATCCCGCACGAAGTCGAAGGACGCGTTGGTGGAGCTAGAATTTTGATTAAGCCAGCAACTTCAGGTACTGGTCTTATCGCCGGCAGCGTAGTTCGTACAATACTCGAAGTTGGAGGCGTTCAAAATGCTCTAAGCAAGAGCCTAGGTAGTAGCAACAAGATAAATATGGCTTACGCTACTCTAGAGGCTCTGGGAATTAGCCTACCAAAAGACAAATGGCTAAATAGTAGCAACAAGAGTCAAGAGACAAGAGTCAAGAATGACGACAAAGCAGCTAAGAAAGAAGCCACAAAAAAGAAAACTCCAACCGCCGCTAAAGCTAAGGAGGGCAACAAATAATGAAATACAACCAACTAAGCCTAAACGCCAACAAAAGCCGTAACCGCATTGGTCGCGGTATTTCTGCTGGACAAGGTAAAACTGCCGGTCGCGGCACTAAGGGTCAAAAATCTCGTACTGGTAAAACCGCAAAGCCTGGTTTCGAAGGCGGCTCAAACCCTCTAATGCAGAGAGTTCCAAAATTACGTGGTTTCAAACCATTTTGGGCAAGCGCAATTACTGTTACGACCGATAAAGTAGCTGAGTTGATCACCGTTACTAACGATAGTCTTGCAGAGGCCGGCTTAATTGACAACAAACACTTATCCGTCAGATTGGTATTAGGTAAAAAGCCTGTTACAACGAAACTTAGTGTAAAACTTCAGGGTGCAAGCAAGATGGCCATAGCAGCTATCGAAAAAGCCGGTGGAACTTTTGAAAAGATTGATCGCGTCGCTAGAGTTAGCGCCAAATCATCAGACACAAAATAATTTTGCTATAATAAAAATAGTTAAATAATAATGAGAGGGAGCCGTTAGGTTTTAGTAATTAGTGTGTTTTTGGATTTAACCCCTAGACTAACAAATGCAAACCCAAGTAACGGTAAGCGTAGTAGATGAACTGGAAGCTAATTTTTCAAAGTCTAAAACATGGCGACATGCGAAAGCGCCTGTTGGCAGTCATGGGTATGATCCTGATATTTCGTGTATTGGCACAGATACCTATTCCGATTGGAAATGGCGAAACACTAAAACAGCTACTAGAAAATTTATTCACCGCTTCGCAAGGGTCGAGCTTACTCGGCTTTTTGAATGTGCTCTCTGGCGGCGCTCTGTCCCGTTTTTCTATAGTACTACTAGGTTTGGGCCCGTTCATTAATGCCAGCATCATCATGCAACTTCTAACCCAGGCCATACCTAAGCTGGAGGCCTTAAACAAAGAAGGTGAGTTTGGGCGCAAAAAAATCAATCAATATACTCGGCTTCTCGCGTTCCCGCTTGCCATCATTCAATCTGTTGGCGCGATTTACTTAGTACAACAAACTGCAACCCAGGTAGCTGGTGTCGGCAGCATCACTGCTGGCGCAAGCCCTCTGACCTGGTTTGTTATGGTCGGTGCACTTACTGCTGGCTCGATGCTTCTTATGTGGCTAGGTGAAATAATAACTGAGCAAGGTGTCGGCAATGGCATAAGTCTACTCATAACCGCTGGTATCGTATCGTCACTTCCTAGTACAATTGCTAGCATTGGTTCGGCACTGTTCACAGGATCAGACACAACTAGAATATTTGGCATTACTATAAAAGCTAGCAGCGACACAATTATTACTGTTGGCGTTATTGCGTTCGTGACGGTGCTACTTACTTATTTTGTGGTTAAGTTAAATGAGGCCGCAAGGAAGATCACAATAC from Candidatus Saccharibacteria bacterium includes the following:
- the rplF gene encoding 50S ribosomal protein L6; this translates as MSRIGKLPIQIPSGVTITVDNDRVHVKGPKGELSTPLLEGITLNISEGVAELKRASEAREHRARHGLLRTLVSNMATGVTEGYKKKLEIQGVGYRVAMQGTDLKLNLGFSHDVIYKMPQGTVATVEQNTITISGIDKQQVGQVAAEIRALKKPEPYKGKGIRYEGERVLRKSGKSGKDK
- a CDS encoding 50S ribosomal protein L18; protein product: MSELKLAKQNKLRRQARVRKTTKGTEVRPRLSIHISNLHISAQIINDDTHQTLAAATTVGAKLTGKTMSEKAAIIGAEVAGKAKKAKVKTVVFDRGGNRYHGRVKALADAARQEGLDF
- the rpsE gene encoding 30S ribosomal protein S5, yielding MQHARKDWTFNMQSSYSSDNPRQGRRGRDQAPEPKEFDERVVAVDRVARVVKGGRRFRFRALVVVGDNKSKVGAGVAKGADVTAAVSKAAEIAKKNFVYIAVTKNEAKTIPHEVEGRVGGARILIKPATSGTGLIAGSVVRTILEVGGVQNALSKSLGSSNKINMAYATLEALGISLPKDKWLNSSNKSQETRVKNDDKAAKKEATKKKTPTAAKAKEGNK
- the rplO gene encoding 50S ribosomal protein L15, translated to MKYNQLSLNANKSRNRIGRGISAGQGKTAGRGTKGQKSRTGKTAKPGFEGGSNPLMQRVPKLRGFKPFWASAITVTTDKVAELITVTNDSLAEAGLIDNKHLSVRLVLGKKPVTTKLSVKLQGASKMAIAAIEKAGGTFEKIDRVARVSAKSSDTK
- the rpsN gene encoding 30S ribosomal protein S14; this translates as MAKKSIIARDAKRERMYQQYADKRAELKKLGDQEGLAKLPRNSSPTRRKNRCVESGRPRSYMRKFGLSRLSFREHAVKGEIPGVTKASW
- the rpsH gene encoding 30S ribosomal protein S8; protein product: MVSSDPISDMLTRIRNAIAVRKNEVRMPHSGVKESVAKVLADNKYLQSVVVDDSGVFKELVIKINEDTQNATITEIERVSRPGRRVYMGSSELPQVKQGRGLLIVSTSKGVMTGANARKERLGGEVICKVY
- the rplE gene encoding 50S ribosomal protein L5, giving the protein MADTKASKPQTKSASKYTARLKSQYNDKIALELEKELGIKNVNDVPKLQKIVVSCGLGKAKDDKKVIEIATNTLTKITGQKPVETIARMSIATFKLREGSKIGIKVTLRGDRMYEFMDRIINIVLPRLRDFHGVGTKFDAQGNYSLGFVDQSVFPELTFDEISSPHGLQITFVIKSHGAEHSRALLEKFGMPFEKEKK
- the rplX gene encoding 50S ribosomal protein L24, encoding MRLKKGDNVVVLSGKDKGKTGEVTATHPNLNKVTVAGINIVKKHRKPSQAKPQGGIEEITKPIWVSKVAVVEPNSKKPSKIAFKLDTKGNKVRVFKRSGKEMK
- the secY gene encoding preprotein translocase subunit SecY, which translates into the protein MNWKLIFQSLKHGDMRKRLLAVMGMILIFRVLAQIPIPIGNGETLKQLLENLFTASQGSSLLGFLNVLSGGALSRFSIVLLGLGPFINASIIMQLLTQAIPKLEALNKEGEFGRKKINQYTRLLAFPLAIIQSVGAIYLVQQTATQVAGVGSITAGASPLTWFVMVGALTAGSMLLMWLGEIITEQGVGNGISLLITAGIVSSLPSTIASIGSALFTGSDTTRIFGITIKASSDTIITVGVIAFVTVLLTYFVVKLNEAARKITIHYAKRVQGNRTYGGVTTILPVKLITAGVIPIIFALAFLSVPAFAGQLLTTNSSARLAELGANLSLWFQNPSAQTFAQGGWIPYIYPITYFFLVFVFTYFYTSITFNTKEIAENLQKQGGFIEGVRTGNSTEKHLKKTINRLTFFGALALGFLAIVPIIGQVFLNTSISLGGTSILILVAVSLETLRAIESRALMVTYDDYSRPDFFYGETEKSSKKRFNFLKRKKK